From Neobacillus sp. PS2-9, the proteins below share one genomic window:
- the adhE gene encoding bifunctional acetaldehyde-CoA/alcohol dehydrogenase, with amino-acid sequence MAVEEKALEQKQIASMIERLARKGEQALNLFRTLNQEKVDQIVKSMALTALENHDKLAKMAVDETNRGLFEDKISKNLFATEMIYNSIRNLKTVGIIRENEHEGTYELAEPVGVIAALVPITNPTSTVIYKSLISLKTRNPIIFSFHHLSQKSGIVTAQLLREAAIKAGAPENCIQWLDEPSREAIHSLMRHPKVSLILATGGSSMVKEAYSSGKPAIGVGPGNVPCYFEKTANVKSSVQDLLLSKTYDNGMICASEQALIIDKEIYSEVITEMMANKCYFLNETEKQQLEHLAIKKDTSSLNPMVVGLPAFKIAEMAGIEVPLETKVLVVELEGVGPKSPLSCEKLSPILACYKANNVEEAFDLADQTLEYGGLGHTASIHTSDDRIIEQFAMRMRAGRIIVNTPSAQGATGNVYNDFLPTLTLGCGTYGGNSVSVNVSATHLLNIKKVAKRNINSQVLRTPPQIYYKKNSIQTLEIIPDISNAFIVTSPSSIRNGYVDKVIHFLKKRPDFKHFDIFSEVEPDPSIETVQKGAECMRHAQPDVIIALGGGSVLDAAKAMWLFYEYPDTNFDALKQKFLNPRKRVVTYPKLRGKATLIAIPTTSGTGSEVTSFAVITDKKANIKYPLSDPELLPDIAIIDPQFTMTVPKHITADTGMDVLTHALEAYVSVVANDFTDGQIIKAIQLVFEYLPRAYHDHTDALAREKMHYASTMAGLAFNNAFLGINHSLAHALGAEFHIAHGRANAIFLPHVIRYNSKKPTKFTPFAGYEHFIADQRYAELAKMLGLQARTTEEGIDSLIGAIINLAKELDLPLSIEECGINYSEFENKVDLLALQAFNDPDTNVNPKRPLTRELTEILRQAYKGI; translated from the coding sequence ATGGCAGTAGAAGAAAAAGCACTTGAACAAAAGCAAATTGCCTCTATGATTGAGCGGCTTGCCCGAAAAGGCGAACAGGCATTAAATTTATTCCGCACCTTAAATCAAGAAAAGGTAGATCAAATTGTTAAAAGTATGGCTCTCACTGCTTTAGAAAATCATGATAAGCTCGCTAAAATGGCTGTAGATGAAACCAATCGAGGCTTATTTGAAGATAAGATTTCAAAAAATTTGTTCGCTACGGAGATGATTTATAACAGTATCCGGAACCTAAAAACTGTAGGCATTATTAGAGAAAACGAGCATGAAGGTACATATGAGCTAGCTGAACCCGTCGGTGTAATTGCGGCGCTTGTCCCCATTACGAACCCTACATCGACAGTCATTTATAAATCACTCATTTCACTCAAGACAAGAAATCCAATTATATTTTCTTTTCACCATTTGTCTCAAAAATCAGGGATTGTAACAGCACAGCTCCTGAGGGAAGCTGCGATTAAAGCGGGCGCCCCTGAAAATTGCATTCAATGGTTAGATGAGCCCTCCCGTGAAGCCATTCATTCTCTCATGAGACATCCAAAAGTATCACTCATCCTTGCTACTGGGGGATCAAGTATGGTTAAGGAGGCTTACAGCTCCGGCAAACCTGCAATTGGGGTCGGTCCTGGCAACGTCCCTTGCTATTTTGAAAAAACAGCCAATGTGAAGAGTTCTGTCCAAGATCTGCTTCTATCCAAGACATATGACAATGGGATGATTTGCGCATCTGAGCAGGCCCTCATTATTGATAAAGAAATCTATTCGGAAGTCATTACTGAAATGATGGCTAACAAGTGTTATTTTCTTAACGAAACTGAAAAACAACAATTGGAACATCTAGCGATAAAAAAAGATACTAGTTCCCTTAACCCAATGGTTGTTGGGTTACCCGCCTTTAAAATCGCCGAAATGGCGGGTATTGAAGTTCCGTTAGAAACGAAGGTACTTGTGGTTGAATTAGAAGGGGTTGGACCAAAATCCCCCCTTTCCTGTGAGAAATTAAGCCCGATCCTTGCCTGCTACAAGGCAAATAATGTGGAGGAAGCTTTCGATCTTGCTGATCAGACATTAGAATATGGCGGACTAGGTCATACCGCTTCCATCCATACTTCAGATGATAGAATTATTGAACAGTTTGCGATGAGAATGAGAGCAGGAAGGATTATTGTTAACACACCATCCGCTCAAGGAGCAACGGGTAATGTATATAATGATTTTCTACCTACCCTAACTCTTGGCTGCGGTACCTATGGTGGAAACTCCGTCTCAGTCAATGTAAGTGCCACGCATTTACTAAATATTAAAAAGGTGGCAAAGAGAAACATCAATTCCCAAGTCCTAAGAACTCCACCACAAATCTATTATAAAAAGAACTCCATCCAGACCTTAGAAATTATTCCTGATATTTCAAATGCATTTATAGTAACTAGTCCAAGCTCTATCAGAAATGGCTATGTAGATAAGGTCATTCATTTTCTAAAAAAACGACCCGATTTTAAACATTTTGATATTTTTTCAGAAGTGGAGCCTGATCCAAGTATTGAAACCGTCCAAAAGGGAGCAGAATGTATGAGACATGCCCAACCGGATGTCATTATTGCTTTGGGAGGCGGTTCTGTCCTTGATGCAGCGAAGGCCATGTGGCTCTTCTACGAATATCCTGATACTAACTTCGATGCATTAAAACAAAAATTCTTAAACCCAAGAAAACGCGTAGTCACCTATCCAAAATTACGAGGTAAAGCAACGCTTATTGCCATTCCAACGACCTCTGGAACAGGTTCTGAGGTGACTTCCTTTGCAGTTATTACGGATAAAAAAGCAAATATAAAATATCCTCTATCAGATCCTGAACTCTTACCGGATATTGCTATTATTGACCCGCAATTTACGATGACAGTACCTAAGCATATTACCGCTGATACCGGGATGGACGTATTAACCCATGCACTTGAAGCGTATGTTTCAGTTGTCGCAAATGATTTTACAGACGGTCAAATTATCAAAGCTATTCAGCTTGTGTTCGAATACTTGCCAAGAGCTTACCATGATCACACTGACGCTCTTGCAAGAGAAAAAATGCATTATGCATCAACCATGGCTGGGCTTGCTTTCAACAATGCGTTTTTAGGAATAAATCATAGTCTTGCTCATGCATTAGGCGCTGAGTTCCACATTGCACACGGGCGAGCAAATGCAATCTTCCTGCCACATGTCATTCGTTATAATTCGAAAAAACCTACAAAGTTTACACCGTTCGCAGGTTACGAACATTTTATCGCTGACCAGCGATATGCTGAGCTTGCTAAGATGCTTGGTTTGCAAGCTCGAACAACGGAGGAAGGGATCGATAGTTTAATTGGAGCTATTATCAACCTAGCTAAAGAGCTAGACTTGCCATTGAGCATTGAAGAATGTGGTATAAACTATTCTGAATTTGAAAATAAAGTTGACCTATTGGCCTTACAAGCATTTAATGATCCAGATACGAATGTCAATCCGAAGCGCCCGCTAACTAGGGAATTGACAGAGATTTTACGGCAAGCCTACAAAGGGATTTAA
- a CDS encoding flavin reductase family protein, with amino-acid sequence MDDRQFRNAMGKFATGVTVVATEVDDDVHGMTANAFMSVSLNPKLVVISVAEKARILEKIKKSKKFTVNILAADQQELSMIFAGQIKEHREVVFDYLDGKPVLAGAVAQIACEVSAEHIEGDHTLLIGKVTAIHIGDAEPLIYFSGRYRALAE; translated from the coding sequence ATGGATGATCGTCAGTTTAGAAACGCTATGGGGAAATTTGCGACAGGGGTAACTGTAGTAGCTACAGAGGTAGACGATGATGTACATGGCATGACAGCTAACGCTTTTATGTCCGTTTCACTTAATCCGAAGCTTGTAGTCATTTCTGTAGCTGAAAAAGCTCGAATTCTTGAGAAAATAAAAAAGAGTAAGAAGTTCACTGTCAATATTCTAGCTGCCGACCAACAAGAACTCTCAATGATTTTTGCTGGGCAGATTAAGGAGCACCGAGAAGTAGTGTTTGACTATCTAGATGGAAAACCAGTATTAGCAGGGGCGGTTGCGCAGATTGCCTGCGAAGTATCGGCAGAACATATCGAAGGAGATCATACCTTGTTGATTGGAAAAGTGACAGCTATTCACATCGGGGATGCCGAGCCTCTAATTTATTTCAGTGGACGTTACCGGGCACTAGCTGAATAA